Proteins encoded by one window of Paenibacillus sp. DCT19:
- the fabZ gene encoding 3-hydroxyacyl-ACP dehydratase FabZ, with protein MLDSKQIQAIIPHRPPFLLVDKIVEMEEGKRAVGLKNVTINEPHFLGHFPEYPVMPGVLITEALAQVGAVAMLSIESNKGKIGFLAGLDNFRFRGQVVPGDTLMLEVEITRLKGSIGKGKATARVEDKIVAEGEIMFALSDPS; from the coding sequence GTGCTCGATAGCAAACAGATTCAAGCGATCATTCCGCACCGTCCCCCGTTCCTACTGGTGGACAAGATTGTAGAGATGGAGGAGGGCAAGCGTGCCGTTGGTTTGAAGAATGTAACGATTAACGAACCGCACTTCCTGGGTCATTTTCCAGAGTATCCGGTAATGCCGGGTGTCTTGATTACAGAAGCGCTGGCTCAAGTTGGCGCAGTAGCTATGCTTAGCATCGAGAGCAATAAAGGCAAGATTGGATTTTTAGCGGGACTGGACAATTTCCGATTCCGTGGACAAGTTGTGCCTGGAGATACGCTGATGCTTGAAGTGGAGATCACTCGACTGAAGGGCTCTATTGGTAAAGGTAAAGCTACAGCTAGAGTGGAAGATAAAATTGTCGCTGAAGGCGAGATCATGTTTGCATTGTCTGACCCAAGCTAA